TGTAGACTTTGGTGGAAGTGTAATCCGTTCATCTCATCATGAGTATGGAAAAGCAGAATTAAATATTAATAACTACGAAACAAAAGCATCAAAATTATTTGCTGATTGTGACAATGACCGTATTGTATGGATGTCTCACTCAGATAGAGTAGATCAAATTCCAGAAGGTTTTGAAGTAATTGCAACATCTGCAAACTCTCCTTATGCTGCTATTGCAAATGAAGACAGAAATGTATATGCAATGCAATTCCATCCAGAAGTACAACACTCGGAAGAGGGTTATTTAATGCTTCGTAACTTTGCAAAAAATATTTGTGGAGTGGATGAAAAATGGAAAATGGAACACTTCTTAAAAGAGCAAATCAGAATCATAAAAGAAAAAGTTGGTGATGGTAAAGTTCTTTGTGGTTTAAGTGGAGGAGTTGATAGCTCTGTAGTTGCTGCAATGCTATATGAAGCGATTGGTGATCAACTAATCCCTGTATTCGTTGACAATGGACTTCTTCGTAAAGGTGAACGTGAACAAGTTGAGCAGATCTTCAAAGTAAACTTGAAAGCTCCTTTAGTTGTTGCAGATGCAGCTGATCTATTTTTAGGTCGTCTTGCAGGTATCTCTGATCCTGAACAAAAACGTAAAATTATCGGACACACTTTCATCGAAGTGTTTGAGCAAGAAGCTAAAAAACACGATGGTATTAAATTCCTTGCTCAAGGAACATTATATCCGGATGTTATTGAATCAATTTCTGTAAACGGTCCGTCTGAAGTTATTAAATCTCACCACAATGTTGGTGGTCTTCCAGATTGGATGGATTTCGAGTTAATCGAGCCTTTACGTGAATTATTTAAAGATGAAGTTCGTAAAATCGGTTTAGAGCTTGGTCTGCCGGAATCTATGATTAATCGTCATCCATTTCCTGGTCCGGGACTTGCAATCAGAATCATGGGTGATGTAAATCAAGCTGATCTTGATTTATTACGTGAAGCTGATGTAATTATGTTAGATGAGCTTAAAGCAAGTGGTTATTACACAAGAACATGGCAAGCATTTACGGTTCTTTTAAATGTTAAATCTGTTGGTGTTATGGGTGATAACAGAACATATGATAATACAGTGTGTGTACGTGTTGTTGAAGCAGTTGACGGAATGACTGCAACGTTTGCTCATTTACCGCATGATCTTTTAGAGAGAATCTCTAGAAGAATTATCAATGAAGTTGATGGTATTAACCGTGTAGTTTATGATATTTCATCTAAACCACCGGCAACAATCGAGTGGGAGTAAGCCATAGGCTTCTCTCATGTCAAAAAAAATTTATCTTTTCTCTACAACTTCACATCCAGAAACAAAACATATTAACTCTTTAGATACAAAATTTTTTACTCCTGAAATTGATTTTTCACTATACGATTCTTTGATCATTACTTCCAAACAGGTTATTCGTGCTTTGGAACAGTACGAAAAAGAAAAATACATAAATAAAGCTGCATTATGTGTATCTATGCAAACGGCAAAAAGTTTTGAAAATATAGGTGGAACCGTGTTAAAAACAGGTTCTGGGTATGGAGAGAATTTAGGAAATTTAATTACTAAATTTCCGAAAGAGATGAAATGGTTGTATTTAAGAGCAAAAAACATAGCATCCGATTTTGTAACTCAAACCAAAGAGCTTGGATATGACATTGATGAAGTGATTGTATATGAAACTTTTTGCTCTAAAAGCATTTTAAAGACTGAAGTAGAGAATGATGCCGTGCTTATATTTACTTCACCTTCAAGCGTTGAGTGTTTTTTGAAAAATAATAAGATAAAAGATACACAAAAGATTGTTGTAATAGGGAAAACGACAGCTAAAGCTTTGCCAAAAAATAGCAACTTTGTGATCTCCGCTGAAACAACAATTGATTCGTGTGTGAAAATAGCAAAAACGCTTTGATTTCAAAGAAAAATCAACTAATATCTAGTATAATATTATAAATAGTCTGGATGGCTCGTGCCAGCACATATATGAGGGTTCTACATATTCATATTGTGAACCTGGTAGATTCGTTGTGTGCCGGTGGTTTCGTTTGAAGTGCGTTAATTCGACTGAGAAATTGCCGCCTAAAATGGGTCTCCCTTCACACAATTTCGGCTTTCTAGAACCAAAGCCATTAGTGTGACGGCCATTTGGGCTACAATAATTTTAGAAAAAAAATCTACTTAGTTTATCGTGGTAAATTAATTATATTTTTTAGTGGAGAAGTGAATGAAAATTTTAATTTTAGGTTCTGGCGGTCGTGAATATTCTATCGGTTTGGCAATTGCAAATGAAAATGCCGGACATGAACTCTTTTTTCAGCCTGGAAACGGTGCAACAGATAATCTTGGTACAAATATTAATATTAAAGATTATAATGAATTAGCTGAGTGGGCAAAAGAGAATGAGATAGAACTAACAATTGTAGGACCTGAAGCTCCACTAGTTGATGGTGTTGTAGATATTTTCAAGGCAAACGGTTTAACAATTTTCGGACCAAGTAAAGAAGCAGCACAGCTAGAAGGTTCAAAAGTTTATATGAAAAACTTTTTGGCAAAATATAACATTCCAACTGCTCGTTATATAGAGAGTGATTCTATTGAAGAACTTTATAAATTTACAGACACTTTAAGTACACCTATAGTTGTGAAAGCTGATGGGCTTTGCGGTGGTAAAGGTGTTATCATTGCTCAGTCTCATGATGAAGCTAAGAAAACTATCGGTGAGATGTTAAGTGGAAAAGCGTTTGGCGATGCCGGTAAAAAAGTTATTGTTGAAGAGTTCTTGGACGGGTATGAGCTTTCAATGTTCGCAATTTGTGATGGGGATGATTACATTCTGCTTCAAGCGGCACAGGACCATAAACGTGTAGGGGATGGTGACACAGGTCCTAACACAGGCGGTATGGGTGCATATGCTCCAACTCCACTTGTTGATGAAACACTTTACCAAAAAGTAAAAGACAGAATTATTCGTCCAACACTAGATGGGATGAAAGAAGAGGGTGCTCCGTTTGAGGGTGTACTTTTTATCGGTATCATGGTTGTAAACGGTGAACCTATTACATTGGAATTTAACGTACGTTTTGGAGATCCGGAATGTGAGATTTTAATGCCTCTTATGAAATCAAGTGTAAGTGATATGTTCTATAAAGCGGCAACAAATAGACTTAATGAGATCGAAGTAGAGTTCTCAAAACAATATGCTGTAGGTATTGTTATGGCAAGTGAAAACTATCCATACGGTGATTCTAAGCCTGCAGAGATTATTTTAGATGATGTGCACCATGAAGAGATTGAAAAGTACACACATATCTCTTTCGCAGGAGTATCTAAAGAAGATGATGGTAAACTTTATGCAACAGGTGGAAGAGTTTTACTTTGTATCGGTTTAGGTGATACAATTAAAGAAGCACGTGACAGAGCATATTTAAGATGTGGTCAAGTGCATTTTGCCGGGAAAAAATTTAGAACAGATATTGCATATCAAGCTTTATAGGAAACATTTTGAACGAAGAGATTGAGAGTATATTGCATCGAGAAGGCTTTACATTGGCCGATACAAAAAAAAGAGCGATGGCTTTTTTTATAGATGAGATGTTACTCTCATTTTTACTTATTCTTGCATTGTATGATAATTTTAGCAGTGCTGCAAACATTGAAGAGTGGATTAACGTTACAAACCAATTTGTCTTAGAATATATGATGATGAAGATTGTGTACCAAGCTTTTTTTGTAATGCAGTACGGTGCAACAATCGGTAAATTAGTGATGAAAATTAAAGTAATTGAAATAAGAACTTTAGATAATCCTAATGTTTTAAGTTCACTCAATCGTGCTATTTTTAGAGTTATTAGTGAAATGTTTTTATATCTTGGATTTTTGTGGGGTATTATGGATCCAGCTCGACAAACTTGGCATGATAAAACTGCAAGAACTTTGGTTATAGATGCTTAAAACTCTTTTACTTTTTTTATCTCTTAGTATTTATGTTATGGCTGCTTCTTCCAAGGTGGAAGTGTATGCATCTCAAATGGATAGTAACGGTAGTATTGTTTATGCCAATGAAGGTGTAACCGTTGTCTACCAAGATTACTTTTTAACTGCTAATAATGCAAAATATAACAGAGAAACTTCAGATCTGGAACTCTATGGTAATATTAAAGTTAACTATAAAGGGAATTACAAACTTTTAGGTGACTATGCAAGACTGAATCTTACAAAAAAAGAGAAACTGTTTAAACCTTTTTATATGTTAGATACCTCTTCAGAAGTATGGATGAGTGGAGAGAGTGGTGAGGCAAAAGATGAAGATATTGATATTTCAAGTGGTGTTGTAAGCGGATGTAATCCTATTGATCCTTTGTGGAAAATTGCGTTTTCATCTTCAGATTATAATGCTGATNGCCAATGAAGGTGTAACCGTTGTCTACCAAGATTACTTTTTAACTGCTAATAATGCAAAATATAACAGAGAAACTTCAGATCTGGAACTCTATGGTAATATTAAAGTTAACTATAAAGGGAATTACAAACTTTTAGGTGACTATGCAAGACTGAATCTTACAAAAAAAGAGAAACTGTTTAAACCTTTTTATATGTTAGATACCTCTTCAGAAGTATGGATGAGTGGAGAGAGTGGTGAGGCAAAAGATGAAGATATTGATATTTCAAGTGGTGTTGTAAGCGGATGTAATCCTATTGATCCTTTGTGGAAAATTGCGTTTTCATCTTCAGATTATAATGCTGATAGTATGTGGCTAAACATTTATAATGCCCGTTTTTATTTTTATGACATACCAATTTTCTATACACCCTATTTTGGTTACTCTTTAGATACAACAAGAAGAACAGGTTTGTTGATGCCTTCTATAGGTCTTTCAAAATCAGAAGGCTTTTACTATGAACAACCTATATATATTGCAGAACAAAATTGGTGGGATTTAGAATTAAG
This is a stretch of genomic DNA from Sulfurimonas sp. C5. It encodes these proteins:
- the guaA gene encoding glutamine-hydrolyzing GMP synthase is translated as MTNVSIIVLDFGSQYTQLIARRLREDQIYCEILPYHTKVEEIKAKNPKGVILSGGPSSVYNKDAYEVDQGVYEMGIPVLGICYGMQRIAVDFGGSVIRSSHHEYGKAELNINNYETKASKLFADCDNDRIVWMSHSDRVDQIPEGFEVIATSANSPYAAIANEDRNVYAMQFHPEVQHSEEGYLMLRNFAKNICGVDEKWKMEHFLKEQIRIIKEKVGDGKVLCGLSGGVDSSVVAAMLYEAIGDQLIPVFVDNGLLRKGEREQVEQIFKVNLKAPLVVADAADLFLGRLAGISDPEQKRKIIGHTFIEVFEQEAKKHDGIKFLAQGTLYPDVIESISVNGPSEVIKSHHNVGGLPDWMDFELIEPLRELFKDEVRKIGLELGLPESMINRHPFPGPGLAIRIMGDVNQADLDLLREADVIMLDELKASGYYTRTWQAFTVLLNVKSVGVMGDNRTYDNTVCVRVVEAVDGMTATFAHLPHDLLERISRRIINEVDGINRVVYDISSKPPATIEWE
- a CDS encoding uroporphyrinogen-III synthase is translated as MSKKIYLFSTTSHPETKHINSLDTKFFTPEIDFSLYDSLIITSKQVIRALEQYEKEKYINKAALCVSMQTAKSFENIGGTVLKTGSGYGENLGNLITKFPKEMKWLYLRAKNIASDFVTQTKELGYDIDEVIVYETFCSKSILKTEVENDAVLIFTSPSSVECFLKNNKIKDTQKIVVIGKTTAKALPKNSNFVISAETTIDSCVKIAKTL
- the purD gene encoding phosphoribosylamine--glycine ligase, whose amino-acid sequence is MKILILGSGGREYSIGLAIANENAGHELFFQPGNGATDNLGTNINIKDYNELAEWAKENEIELTIVGPEAPLVDGVVDIFKANGLTIFGPSKEAAQLEGSKVYMKNFLAKYNIPTARYIESDSIEELYKFTDTLSTPIVVKADGLCGGKGVIIAQSHDEAKKTIGEMLSGKAFGDAGKKVIVEEFLDGYELSMFAICDGDDYILLQAAQDHKRVGDGDTGPNTGGMGAYAPTPLVDETLYQKVKDRIIRPTLDGMKEEGAPFEGVLFIGIMVVNGEPITLEFNVRFGDPECEILMPLMKSSVSDMFYKAATNRLNEIEVEFSKQYAVGIVMASENYPYGDSKPAEIILDDVHHEEIEKYTHISFAGVSKEDDGKLYATGGRVLLCIGLGDTIKEARDRAYLRCGQVHFAGKKFRTDIAYQAL
- a CDS encoding RDD family protein codes for the protein MNEEIESILHREGFTLADTKKRAMAFFIDEMLLSFLLILALYDNFSSAANIEEWINVTNQFVLEYMMMKIVYQAFFVMQYGATIGKLVMKIKVIEIRTLDNPNVLSSLNRAIFRVISEMFLYLGFLWGIMDPARQTWHDKTARTLVIDA